The genomic DNA TGAAGGCCAGATTCAATTTCGAATTAGCCGAATGAGCACGAACGGGGCTGGAAGCGGTCAGATAGAGAGCAGAGGCAAAAGCAGTTTGCTTCAACAAGTCGCGGCGGTTGAGGTTGGTCATCGCGTATATTTCCTGTCTGGCGGGAATGAAGTAAGCAGGCTGATAATATTCTCGTCGTTGAGGAAGTCATTCGTCAACCAATGAGTAAAAATGTCTACACCATCTTAACCCGAAGCGTCAGCGAGGGGACGGTGTGAAAGTAGATTTCGGTTAAACGCATAGCATTTCAAATTTTTTATTTTTTGTATGAAGATTGAATCAAAAAAAATAAGCCGAAGATAGTTCATTCGCCGTCCCCTCGCTGACGCTTCGGGTTATGATGATTCATTTGAGAAATATTCAAATTAAGATAGTAGGCTAATCTCGCTTTCTCTCCTGTGCTTCAAGCGTGTATTGGACTGCGTTAAACAAACTATCCTCATCGTACAAATAGCGAATACTCCCACGCTCGGCCCACCACTTATCTCGATTTGTGTTGGAGCATTTCTTCAAGACTCTTGTTGTCCAGGATTTGAGATCGTTTCTAATCTTCTCAGGTTTAACATCAATGGCTGAGACAACAACATGAATGTGATTGGAACGGCAGTTGACTGCATGGAGCGTCCACGTGCGAAAATTGCATGTTTCTTGAACCTGTTTTTCAACGATTTGACGTTGTTCCGGACTCAGCTGGCATGCATTCTCTGTCATTTGAAACAATGCGTTACGTTCCTGGCTTCGATCTGGTTCCTGCCAGCCACCTTTGTAATCTATCCACCCTCTGGCATCACCCGGTAACCAGGTTCCATAAGTGACCCATGTGAGAAAGAAGGCGATTGGATCCTGCATGGGAAATTACTTTTTAATTTCTGCTAGTACGCAAATTAAAAAAATAAGCCGTCCCCTCGCTGACGCTTCGGGTTAATATGGGGACACTACTTTTCCAGTTGATTTTCGACCGGCTCAATCGATTGGCGATGTACTTCGGCTAACTCTGTCAATTGCTGGACGATCTCAGGATGTCGAGCAGCGATGTTGTATTTCTCAGAAGGATCCTGACTGAGATTGTAGAGTTCGGGCTTTTCGTGCACTTCTTTTTTCGGGCCGATGCCATAGCAACCAGCGGTAATGAAGTGAGCTTTCCACGGTCCCTGGCGGACGGCATAAATCTGTTCTTCACGCCAGTAAAACACACGATCTCTTGGACTGGTTTTCGATTCACCCTTCAGTAGTGCAGAAAGATCGTATCCATCGAGTGTCGCATCACTTTGATAATCGACTCCCGCCATCGAGCAAAACGTCGGTAGTAAATCCATCGTCGCACCCAACTCGAGTTGAACGCCGGGTTGCACGGTGCCGGGCATCCAGAAAATGGTCGGCTCACGCATTCCCCCTTCAAAGGTGGACCCCTTGCCTTCTCTCAGTAAACCCGCAGAACCGCCGTGTGTTTCAAATGGCAACCAGGGACCGTTATCGGAGGTGAAAACGACGAGCGTGTTTTCGTCGAGATCAAGTTCACGCAGAGTATCGAGAATCTGACCAACGCCATGATCGATCTCTTCAATCACATCGCCAAAGATCCCCCGGCTACTTTTACCAAGAAACTTTTCGCCGGCATATAAGGGGATGTGAGGCAGATTGTGGGCGAGGTAGACAAAGAACGGTTTGTCTTTGTTTTCATTAATAAATTCGACGGCATGGTCGGTATATCGCTGAGTGATCGTATGCTGATCCGCTGGCTGTTCAACAACTTTGGTGTTATGAATGATGGGGACCTGATATTGCTCGATGGGGGCATAATAGTTCGGATCGTCCTTGGATTTCTGACGATAATTCGGGAATCCTTTGACCGCATCCATATCGTTGGAATAGGGAATGCCCCAGTAGGAATCGAAGCCGTGATTGGTCGGCAGGAATTGTTCTTTGTGCCCCAGATGCCACTTGCCAATCGCGGCAGTCGCGTAGCCTTTCGTTTTGAGATGTTCGGCAATTGTTGTTTCACTGGCAGGCAGGCCGCCGTTGGAATTGGGGAATAGTACACGTCGTTTGGCGGACATCATGCCGTTTCGAATCGGAAGTCTGCCGGTCATTAGTGCGGCTCGACTGGGCGTGCAGACACTGGCTCCCACATAAAAGTTAGTCCACTTCTGACCTTCAGCAGCCATCTCATCCAGATTGGGTGTGCGGATCGTTGGATGCCCAAAGCAGGACAGGTCGCCATAACCCAGATCGTCACAGAAAATGACCACAAAGTTCGGAGAGGCCTCCACTGGAGTAGAGAGCATTGAGCAAAACAGCAGACAGGCCAGCAGGAATTGACGCATAACGTTCCTCTTTGTTGAGCAAAACATTTCAGGTGATTTGATCAACCGAGTGTAACGCAAAACAAATCAGAAATCATACATGAGTCATAAATTCCTGACTCAGATTTTTCTGGCCATACAAGCACGAAGCGCAAGCGAGTGAGTTGCCATGTGCTTGACTAACTCGCTTGCGCTTCGTGCTTGTAAAATCTTTGGGCTTATATGGGAAGGTGCCGGTTACTGAATCACCAAAGAAAAAACCGAGCCTGACGCGGCTCGGTTTCTGGATGAACAATTTCCCTGTCACAGATGCAAACTACACGCACTCAACAACCAACGCACTGGCCTGACCGGCACGGGTGATGTTGACGTTGATGAAGATTTTGTTGTCAGTCTTCAACGGCTCTCCATGAACGATGTTGAGCGGACAGTTCGGATCGGGTGTGCTGTAGTTGAGTGTTGGGAAGATGATCCCATTTTTCAGTCCGAGAATCGAACCGGCGATTTCCAATGCCCCTGATCCTGAACCACAATTCCCGAAGAACGGCTTCAGAGAAGTCACGGGAATTTTAGACCCCAGATCATCCCCAAAGACTTCCCGAATTGCAGCGGCCTCGGCTGCATCAATCTTTATGGAACCACAACCGTGAGCATTGATGTGACCGACTTCTTCCGGTTGAATGCCAGCACTTCTCATCGCAGCTCGCAATGCATTCACGACAGCTTGTCGGGGATTGGGTCCCTCTTTGACAGTACGGACACAAGAGCTACCAATTCCCAGGACGTAACCGTAAATATTTGCATTACGATTCAGCGCCCGATCTTCCTTCTCCAGAATAAAGGCACAAGCACCTTCGCCTAGGACTTCTCCCCCCCGATTTTTATCGAAAGGCTTGAGAACTGTTTTGGGGTCTGCACCTTTGGGATCGGCAACTTCATGCAATCCGGTCAGATTGATCGATTTGATCACATGCAAACGGGCACCGGTTGTCCCGGCAATCATCGCTTCAGCCTGACCACGTCGAATGATGCGGAGTGATTCCCCAAGTGTTAAATTGGCGTTGGCATCTTCAAGTGTCAACGAATTGCTCGGACCACAGGCACGGGCATAAATGCTGATATGACAAGCTGGCATATTCGGGAGATACTTCAGCAGCCACAAAGGCTCCAGTTTCGGCAGGCCCTTGCCTCCCCATACCGTGTCCGTTGGTATTCCTTCCGCATTTCGAGAGGCGGCTGCAGCATCAAAAAGTACATCTGGAGGAGAAAGCATCAGGTCGGCTCCGAATTCGACACCGAGCCAGGTGCGATCTTCATCAGGAGTCGGAGGTTCCATTCCGGATTGTGCTAACGCCAGATTTGCAGAGGCAACACCCAATTGAATATCGCGGCACATTACCTTGATGCTTTTTCGCTGCGGTCGCAAATATTCTTTTTTCATCGAAGAATCGGTGAATTCGTGGCACTGTCCGCCGATATGACCAGGAGGAGCGATGCCCGGAAACAGGTCGAAGGGACCAATTCCAGATTCTCCATTCATCAGGGCTTTTTCGACGGTGTCGATATCATTGCCACAGGCACTGACAATTCCCATTCCGGTAATACTAACGCGCTGATTTGTTGATTCGTTCATAAACCCGAAATTCGCTTACAGAAAGTCAAAAAAACAATTTTGACTCGGAAAGTTAACGTGAAAATCCATGCGGACTCTCACAAAAGTGCCTGATGAATTTAACATCGGCTAATTCACGATGATAATAGAGTCTTCGCGATATTGTGAGTGAATTCTCATCATGAGTCAAATTGCAAGAAGACGCAATCTAGGCAGCATTTGCAAGGGATTCCAACTTTTCCGAACGCAAAATCAGCAAAAGAGGTATCGATCGTAACAACTTTCCGCATCGGACTGAGAAAAAGGCGAGATTGCGCAGATGGCGGGGTTCCCGAATCAAGATAAAGATTTATTAAAAACTTACTCAAAATGATAAGAGCTTCGCCGGATGGTGGGGGCTTCGGCTAATGCGGAGCGCCCGCCCCCCCAGGTTATTTTGAGAAATTAGTTATTGTTAGCGGTTCTTACTCGATAATAACCAGAGCGTCGGACAGTTCATTGACGTCATCGGCTTGTCGGGGCAGCAGTTTTCCCAGCTCGATTCCCAGCGTTTCGATAGTTTTCGTCATTGCCTCCGTAAGATTTGCCGATTTCACCTGCTCGATCATCTCACGGCAGAGTTCATTGATCCGTTCCTGCCCCAGTAAATCCAGTGTATTTTGATCGGCTAGAACAACTGCTCGATGTTCGTACAGTGAAAAATAGATCAGCACGCCGGTGGCGTCAGCCGTGTGATGCACCCGTTTATCGAAAAAAATTGCCCGGGCAGCCTTCCAGCATTCATCCGACATTTGTTCGGCTGGTGTAAACAACCGTCGTAATCCAGGGATCTGAGTCGCCAGAGAAGCACCCAGGATATAGCCCACAACAATCACAACCACATAGGCGGCAAGCTGCACGACGGGATGATTCCCCGACCAGTCACCCACTTCGACCGGAACAGTTGGATACATTGCCCAGGTTATGATGAACGCAATCAAGCCGAGCCATAATCCGGCACTGTCCTCTGCTCGGTCGTATCGCCCGGAATCATTCGCAACAACCGGCACGATTTCCGCAGCCGTCTTTTGCTCTGCAGCGACAACGGCAGCAGTAATCGCCTGATGATCTTCTGGTGAAAACAATTCTTGTGCACGTTTCATGAAGTTTGTCTAGGGTCTAGAGTCATGGGGCCAGAGACATCATGCCATACAATCACTCGCTTGCGCTTCGTGCTTGTAAAGCTTGTTATAATACTTTGAAATTGACGATCAATTCCGCCTTCCTCCTTCAACCTTCCGCCTTGAAAATCACCAGCTTCCCGAAGCTCCGCCGCCGCCCGAGAAACCGCCTCCTCCGAACGAGCCACCGGAGTAGCCGGAACTTCCTCCAGAATTGGTTGCCATGTGATACAAAACCGTTCCGATGATAGCGAACACCGCTCCCCAGAACAGCCAGGCCCAACCACTGGCTCCTTTGCGGATCAGCGAGAAAATCGTAAAAATCCCCAGTCCAATCACACCGATTAAAACCGGATAAAACCAGGCTGGTTTCGGGGCAGCAGGGAGTTTGAGATCGCGGGCCATCTTTTCCAGCGACTCGACTCCGGCAAGAATTCCTTCTGAAAACTGCCCCTGCTTAAATCGAGAGACAATTTGCTCATCCATAATTTTCTGACAGAGATCATCCTTTTCTCGCCCCCAGCCGGCTCCCAACTCAATCCGAGCTTTGCGATCGCTCTCGGAAACAAGCAGCAGAATTCCCTTGTTCCAGGAAGTCTCTCCAATTTTTTCCGGGCCGATTTGCCACTGATCAAATAATAATCGAGCAAATGTTTCGATTCTTAATCCGGGGGCACCATACTCCGCCATCGAATTGATCGTCACCACAACCAGTGGAGCGGCTTTGTCGGTCAGGAGTTTATCGGCCAGTTCTTTGATCTTCGCTTCATCTTCCGGCGTAATCATGTCGGCTTTGTCGAGCACGAAATCCCGCTGACCGGGAGGATCGAGTTTGATAATCAACCCTGCATTTTCCTGAGCAGTCACGACCGAGGCAAATCCTGCCAACATCAAAACTGTCAGCAGCAACGCTGTTCGCTTCGGTTTCAAAATTGGAGATACAAAATCAATCATCGATCGGGCATCCTCAGAGTCATTAATGAGCAGAGTCAACAGGGTGAACGTATCGAAGACCTGGGAGGTTCATGAAAACCTGAAAAACCTCCCAGTTTCTGAGCCCCTTAAGTTCCAGTAGTGCCTTCTTCATTGACTTCTTCCTCAGGTACGATCTCTCCGGCATCGACTGCCAGTTCTTCATCCTGAATGTAGGTTTTGCCACGATAGAAAAATGAGAAGATCGTAAACAGGACCGCAGTCACAAACATGCATACAGTGAAGAACTGATAGTACTCCACTTCGGTCAGCTTACTGGTCCCGTCCTCATTTTGAATGAAATGATTCACTCGAGCGACGAAGAAGTTACCCAAAGAAACCGACATCAAATACAGTCCCATGATGAACGATTTCATCCGTTTAGGAGCCTGAGTATAAGAAAATTCCAAGGACGTGATCGAAACCATAATCTCGGCTGCTGTAATGATGACATACGCCCAGAAATGCCAGATGATATGTGGGTTTTCACCGGCGGCAATTCGCATTTCCAACCACATGGGCAAAGCAAAGGCGGGAACTGTCAGAAACAAGCCAATCGCAATTTTTCTCAGCGGGGTAACGGCAAAGAATTTCCCCATCCACGGATAAAGGACATACGAAAACAGAGGGATAAAGAGCATCACCAGAAACGGGTTGATTGCCTGCAACTGAGAGGGCAGGACTTCATACCCGAATACCATTCTGTTCATCGACTGTGCCTGGGTGACCCAGGCGGATGCGGTTTGATCGAACAGTGCCCAGAACATGGCAATGAACAGGTAAAGCGGAATCAGGTTCAGAATGGCCAGCAGGCCCGTTTTTGAGAATGTCTCTGAAAAGAATTTGTTCCCAGAAGGAGGAATATGGACGAAATTATTTCGCCCCAACCAGAATGTGAATGTCGCGATCGCCATCAACACTCCTGGAACACCAAAGGCGACAGCCGGACCAAACGCTTCCAACAACACAGGTATCAACAGAGTCGATATTGCCGATCCAAAGTTGATGGAAAAGTAAAACCATTGAAAAACGCGAGGCAGCAAATGCTGGTTTTTTGCCCCAAACTGATCCCCCACATGGGACGAGACGCACGGCTTAATCCCACCCGACCCCACAGCAATTAATGCCAGGGCGATTAACAAAGTCGTTCTCGGATTCAATCCAGTAACTTGAGGGATATCAACCATCGCCATGACAGCATGTCCCAGGCAATAGACAATTGATAAGGACAGAATCATCCGATATTTACCGACCAGCCAGTCAGCCAGAATAGCTCCAATGATTGGGAAGAAGTAAACAGCCGATCCAAAATTATGCAGCCACTCGCGAGCGACTTCT from Rubinisphaera italica includes the following:
- a CDS encoding transposase: MQDPIAFFLTWVTYGTWLPGDARGWIDYKGGWQEPDRSQERNALFQMTENACQLSPEQRQIVEKQVQETCNFRTWTLHAVNCRSNHIHVVVSAIDVKPEKIRNDLKSWTTRVLKKCSNTNRDKWWAERGSIRYLYDEDSLFNAVQYTLEAQERKRD
- a CDS encoding beta-ketoacyl-[acyl-carrier-protein] synthase family protein, producing the protein MNESTNQRVSITGMGIVSACGNDIDTVEKALMNGESGIGPFDLFPGIAPPGHIGGQCHEFTDSSMKKEYLRPQRKSIKVMCRDIQLGVASANLALAQSGMEPPTPDEDRTWLGVEFGADLMLSPPDVLFDAAAASRNAEGIPTDTVWGGKGLPKLEPLWLLKYLPNMPACHISIYARACGPSNSLTLEDANANLTLGESLRIIRRGQAEAMIAGTTGARLHVIKSINLTGLHEVADPKGADPKTVLKPFDKNRGGEVLGEGACAFILEKEDRALNRNANIYGYVLGIGSSCVRTVKEGPNPRQAVVNALRAAMRSAGIQPEEVGHINAHGCGSIKIDAAEAAAIREVFGDDLGSKIPVTSLKPFFGNCGSGSGALEIAGSILGLKNGIIFPTLNYSTPDPNCPLNIVHGEPLKTDNKIFINVNITRAGQASALVVECV
- a CDS encoding TPM domain-containing protein; translation: MIDFVSPILKPKRTALLLTVLMLAGFASVVTAQENAGLIIKLDPPGQRDFVLDKADMITPEDEAKIKELADKLLTDKAAPLVVVTINSMAEYGAPGLRIETFARLLFDQWQIGPEKIGETSWNKGILLLVSESDRKARIELGAGWGREKDDLCQKIMDEQIVSRFKQGQFSEGILAGVESLEKMARDLKLPAAPKPAWFYPVLIGVIGLGIFTIFSLIRKGASGWAWLFWGAVFAIIGTVLYHMATNSGGSSGYSGGSFGGGGFSGGGGASGSW
- a CDS encoding TPM domain-containing protein, encoding MKRAQELFSPEDHQAITAAVVAAEQKTAAEIVPVVANDSGRYDRAEDSAGLWLGLIAFIITWAMYPTVPVEVGDWSGNHPVVQLAAYVVVIVVGYILGASLATQIPGLRRLFTPAEQMSDECWKAARAIFFDKRVHHTADATGVLIYFSLYEHRAVVLADQNTLDLLGQERINELCREMIEQVKSANLTEAMTKTIETLGIELGKLLPRQADDVNELSDALVIIE
- a CDS encoding sulfatase family protein; its protein translation is MRQFLLACLLFCSMLSTPVEASPNFVVIFCDDLGYGDLSCFGHPTIRTPNLDEMAAEGQKWTNFYVGASVCTPSRAALMTGRLPIRNGMMSAKRRVLFPNSNGGLPASETTIAEHLKTKGYATAAIGKWHLGHKEQFLPTNHGFDSYWGIPYSNDMDAVKGFPNYRQKSKDDPNYYAPIEQYQVPIIHNTKVVEQPADQHTITQRYTDHAVEFINENKDKPFFVYLAHNLPHIPLYAGEKFLGKSSRGIFGDVIEEIDHGVGQILDTLRELDLDENTLVVFTSDNGPWLPFETHGGSAGLLREGKGSTFEGGMREPTIFWMPGTVQPGVQLELGATMDLLPTFCSMAGVDYQSDATLDGYDLSALLKGESKTSPRDRVFYWREEQIYAVRQGPWKAHFITAGCYGIGPKKEVHEKPELYNLSQDPSEKYNIAARHPEIVQQLTELAEVHRQSIEPVENQLEK
- a CDS encoding POT family MFS transporter; amino-acid sequence: MDGKKHHATAPYDIETMPPGIPYIVGNEAAERFSYYGMKAILTIFMTKYLIDVTGEPDPMSKEVAREWLHNFGSAVYFFPIIGAILADWLVGKYRMILSLSIVYCLGHAVMAMVDIPQVTGLNPRTTLLIALALIAVGSGGIKPCVSSHVGDQFGAKNQHLLPRVFQWFYFSINFGSAISTLLIPVLLEAFGPAVAFGVPGVLMAIATFTFWLGRNNFVHIPPSGNKFFSETFSKTGLLAILNLIPLYLFIAMFWALFDQTASAWVTQAQSMNRMVFGYEVLPSQLQAINPFLVMLFIPLFSYVLYPWMGKFFAVTPLRKIAIGLFLTVPAFALPMWLEMRIAAGENPHIIWHFWAYVIITAAEIMVSITSLEFSYTQAPKRMKSFIMGLYLMSVSLGNFFVARVNHFIQNEDGTSKLTEVEYYQFFTVCMFVTAVLFTIFSFFYRGKTYIQDEELAVDAGEIVPEEEVNEEGTTGT